From a region of the Brevibacterium siliguriense genome:
- a CDS encoding IclR family transcriptional regulator, with protein sequence MTSNGSGVGVIDKAAMVLSALEAGPASLAELVTLTGLARPTAHRLAVALEFHRIVGRDLQGRFVLGPRLAELSSAAGEDRLLAAAGPVLGQLRDQTGESAQLFRRQGDLRLCVAAAERPVGLRDSVPIGATLSMRAGSAAQVLLAWEEPDRLHTGLRGARFSATMLSGVRRRGWAQSIAERERGVASVSAPVRGPSNRVVAAVSISGPVDRLTRQPGRLHAKSVIDAARALTEALVRG encoded by the coding sequence ATGACAAGCAATGGTAGCGGCGTCGGAGTCATCGACAAGGCCGCAATGGTTCTCTCCGCACTTGAGGCCGGACCCGCCTCTCTCGCCGAATTGGTGACGCTGACCGGACTGGCACGCCCCACTGCCCACCGCCTGGCTGTTGCCCTCGAATTCCACCGCATCGTCGGCCGCGATCTGCAGGGACGATTCGTCCTCGGGCCGCGCCTGGCCGAGCTGTCGTCGGCTGCCGGCGAGGATCGTCTGCTGGCCGCAGCCGGGCCTGTTCTGGGTCAGCTGCGCGATCAGACCGGCGAGTCCGCTCAGCTCTTCCGCCGCCAGGGCGATCTGCGTCTGTGCGTGGCCGCAGCCGAGCGTCCGGTGGGCCTGCGCGACTCCGTGCCGATCGGCGCGACCCTGTCGATGCGCGCCGGTTCCGCCGCTCAGGTGCTTCTTGCCTGGGAGGAGCCGGACCGTCTGCACACGGGTCTGCGCGGCGCCCGGTTCTCCGCGACCATGCTCTCCGGTGTCCGTCGCCGAGGATGGGCACAGTCGATCGCCGAACGCGAACGGGGCGTCGCCTCGGTGTCGGCTCCCGTGCGAGGACCGAGCAATCGTGTGGTCGCCGCCGTCTCGATCTCCGGACCGGTGGACCGTTTGACTCGCCAGCCCGGTCGCCTGCACGCGAAGTCCGTCATCGACGCCGCGCGGGCGCTGACCGAAGCACTCGTGCGCGGCTGA
- the leuC gene encoding 3-isopropylmalate dehydratase large subunit, with amino-acid sequence MPRTLAEKVWADHVVSRGVDGAPDLIYIDLHLVHEVTSPQAFDGLRLAGRPVRRPDLTIATEDHNTPTWDIDKPIAEPTSATQINTLRKNAEEFGIRLHSLGDADQGIVHVVGPQLGLTQPGTTVVCGDSHTSTHGAFGALAFGIGTSEVEHVLATQTLSLKPFKTMSITVDGDLPEGSSAKDIILAIIAKIGTGGGQGYVLEYRGSAIRQLSMEARMTICNMSIEAGARAGMVAPDETTFEYVKGRPHAPEGADWDAAVDYWKTLYTDDGAEFDAEVVLKAEDIEPFVTWGTNPGQGLPLSASVPSPDDFTDENDKAAAANALAYMGLTPGTPLREIEVDTVFLGSCTNSRIEDLRAAADIVRGRKKADNVRFMVVPGSAKVRLQAEEEGLDVIFKDFGGEWRFAGCSMCLGMNPDQLAEGERCASTSNRNFEGRQGKGGRTHLVSPLVAAATAVRGTLSSPGDVADLPRDAEPVEWADDRLSLNLTPVSAND; translated from the coding sequence ATGCCACGCACATTGGCCGAGAAGGTCTGGGCCGATCACGTCGTCTCACGAGGTGTTGACGGTGCGCCGGACCTTATCTACATCGACCTGCACCTCGTCCACGAGGTGACCAGCCCGCAGGCCTTCGACGGACTCCGACTCGCCGGACGCCCCGTGCGCCGCCCCGACCTCACCATCGCCACCGAGGACCACAACACCCCGACCTGGGACATCGACAAGCCGATCGCCGAACCCACCTCGGCCACGCAGATCAACACCCTGCGCAAGAACGCCGAAGAGTTCGGGATCCGCCTGCACAGCCTCGGCGACGCCGACCAGGGCATCGTCCACGTTGTGGGACCGCAGCTGGGCCTGACTCAGCCGGGCACCACCGTCGTCTGCGGCGACTCGCACACCTCCACCCACGGTGCTTTCGGGGCGCTCGCCTTCGGCATCGGCACCTCCGAGGTCGAACACGTGCTCGCCACGCAGACACTGAGCCTCAAGCCCTTCAAGACGATGTCGATCACCGTCGACGGCGACCTGCCCGAAGGCTCGAGCGCGAAGGACATCATCCTCGCCATCATTGCGAAGATCGGCACCGGCGGGGGACAGGGCTACGTCCTCGAATACCGCGGTTCGGCCATCCGCCAGCTGTCGATGGAAGCCCGGATGACGATCTGCAATATGTCGATCGAAGCCGGTGCCCGCGCCGGAATGGTCGCCCCCGATGAGACGACCTTCGAGTACGTCAAGGGCCGCCCGCACGCACCCGAAGGCGCTGACTGGGACGCCGCCGTCGACTACTGGAAGACCCTCTACACCGACGACGGCGCGGAATTCGACGCCGAGGTCGTGCTCAAAGCCGAAGACATCGAACCCTTCGTCACCTGGGGCACGAACCCCGGCCAGGGCCTGCCGCTGTCGGCAAGCGTTCCCAGCCCCGACGACTTCACCGACGAGAACGACAAAGCCGCAGCGGCCAACGCGCTGGCCTATATGGGCCTGACCCCGGGCACGCCGCTGCGTGAGATCGAAGTCGACACCGTATTCCTCGGCTCCTGCACGAACTCCCGGATCGAAGACCTCCGTGCCGCGGCCGACATCGTCCGCGGACGTAAGAAGGCCGACAACGTCCGCTTCATGGTCGTCCCCGGCTCCGCGAAGGTCCGCCTCCAAGCCGAAGAAGAGGGCCTCGACGTCATCTTCAAGGACTTCGGCGGCGAATGGCGCTTCGCCGGCTGCTCGATGTGCTTGGGCATGAACCCGGACCAGCTGGCCGAGGGCGAACGTTGCGCGTCGACCTCGAACCGAAACTTCGAAGGCCGCCAGGGCAAGGGAGGACGCACCCACCTCGTGTCTCCGCTCGTGGCCGCTGCGACTGCGGTGCGCGGCACCCTGTCCTCACCGGGTGACGTCGCCGACCTGCCGCGGGATGCCGAACCCGTGGAATGGGCCGATGACCGCCTGTCCCTGAACCTGACACCCGTCTCGGCGAACGACTGA
- the leuD gene encoding 3-isopropylmalate dehydratase small subunit yields MEAFTTHTGIGVPLRRSNIDTDQIIPAKFLKRVTRTGFEDALFYRWRTNDDFVLNDPDFASGSVLVAGPDFGTGSSREHAVWALKDYGFRVVLSSRFGDIFRGNSGKEGLLAAQLEQADIELIWKILENHPGTSITVDLGEKTVTCDTVTVSFQIDDYTRWRLLEGHDDISLTLAKEDEIVAYESSRFAFKPTTLPAKV; encoded by the coding sequence ATGGAAGCTTTCACCACCCACACCGGCATCGGCGTTCCTCTGCGCCGATCCAATATAGACACCGACCAGATCATCCCCGCGAAGTTCCTCAAGCGCGTCACCCGCACCGGCTTCGAAGATGCTCTGTTCTACCGCTGGCGGACCAACGACGACTTCGTCCTCAACGACCCCGACTTCGCGTCGGGCTCCGTCCTCGTCGCCGGTCCGGACTTCGGCACCGGATCCTCCCGTGAGCACGCCGTCTGGGCACTCAAGGACTATGGCTTCCGCGTCGTCCTGTCGTCGCGTTTCGGCGACATCTTCCGCGGCAACTCCGGCAAGGAGGGCCTGCTGGCCGCCCAGCTGGAACAGGCCGATATCGAGCTGATCTGGAAGATCCTCGAGAACCATCCCGGAACCTCGATCACCGTGGACCTGGGCGAGAAGACCGTGACGTGCGACACCGTCACCGTGTCGTTCCAGATCGACGACTACACGCGCTGGCGCCTGCTCGAAGGTCACGACGACATCAGTCTCACCCTGGCCAAGGAAGACGAGATCGTCGCCTACGAATCCTCCCGCTTCGCCTTCAAACCCACGACCCTGCCTGCCAAGGTCTGA
- the murA gene encoding UDP-N-acetylglucosamine 1-carboxyvinyltransferase, whose product MLEVRGGNPLDGTVRVRGAKNLVPKAMVASLLGETPSVLRGVPQIRDVEIVTGLLELHGVRVASGPDGDQPDGELHLDPADVAQGSIVDIDAHAGSSRIPILFCGPLLHSLGQAFIPDLGGCHIGDRPINFHLDVLRKFGAEVDKTPGGIMLKAHSRLQGTKVELPYPSVGATEQVLLTAVRAEGVTELRGAAIEPEIMDLIALLQKMGAIITVDTDRVVRIEGVDSLRGFIHRALPDRNETASWASAALATGGDIFVEGASQPELITFLNVFRKIGGEFDVQETGIRFRHPGGKLRSFALETDVHPGFMTDWQQPLVVAMTQAEGLSIIHETVYENRFGFTDALRDMGAQIQLYRECLGGTPCRFGRRNYQHSAVISGPTDLKGTRIEVPDLRGGFSHLIAALVAQGASEVHGIELINRGYENFLDKLIGLGAEVSA is encoded by the coding sequence ATGCTCGAAGTACGTGGGGGAAATCCGCTGGACGGCACCGTCCGAGTCCGCGGCGCCAAGAACCTGGTGCCCAAGGCGATGGTGGCGTCTCTGCTCGGTGAGACCCCGTCCGTGCTGCGCGGCGTGCCCCAGATCCGCGACGTCGAAATCGTCACCGGACTCCTCGAACTCCACGGAGTCCGCGTCGCATCCGGCCCCGACGGAGACCAGCCCGACGGCGAGCTCCACCTCGACCCGGCCGATGTGGCTCAGGGATCCATCGTCGACATCGACGCCCATGCCGGTTCTTCCCGCATCCCGATCCTCTTCTGCGGCCCGCTGCTGCACAGCCTCGGTCAGGCATTCATCCCCGACCTCGGCGGCTGTCATATCGGCGACCGCCCCATCAACTTCCACCTCGATGTGCTCCGCAAGTTCGGAGCCGAGGTCGACAAGACTCCCGGCGGCATCATGCTCAAGGCACACAGTCGCCTGCAGGGAACCAAGGTCGAACTGCCCTACCCCTCCGTCGGAGCCACCGAACAGGTGCTGCTGACCGCAGTGCGCGCCGAGGGTGTGACCGAGCTGCGGGGAGCGGCCATCGAACCGGAGATCATGGATCTCATCGCGCTGCTGCAGAAGATGGGCGCGATCATCACCGTCGACACCGACCGCGTAGTGCGCATCGAAGGCGTCGACAGCCTCCGCGGATTCATCCACCGCGCCCTGCCCGACCGCAACGAGACCGCCTCGTGGGCCTCGGCGGCACTGGCCACCGGCGGAGACATCTTCGTCGAAGGCGCCAGCCAGCCCGAACTCATCACCTTCCTCAACGTCTTCCGCAAGATCGGCGGCGAATTCGATGTGCAGGAGACCGGTATCCGCTTCCGCCACCCCGGCGGCAAACTCCGGTCCTTCGCCCTCGAGACCGACGTCCACCCCGGCTTCATGACCGACTGGCAGCAGCCGCTGGTCGTCGCGATGACTCAGGCCGAAGGGCTGTCGATCATCCACGAGACCGTGTACGAGAACCGTTTCGGCTTCACCGACGCCCTGCGCGACATGGGTGCGCAGATCCAGCTCTACCGCGAATGCCTCGGCGGCACTCCCTGCCGCTTCGGCCGGCGGAACTACCAGCACTCGGCCGTGATCTCCGGACCCACCGACCTCAAGGGCACCCGCATCGAAGTTCCAGATCTGCGCGGCGGCTTCAGCCACCTCATCGCCGCCCTTGTCGCCCAGGGCGCGAGCGAAGTCCACGGCATCGAACTCATCAACCGCGGCTACGAGAACTTCCTCGACAAGCTCATCGGACTCGGTGCCGAGGTCTCTGCATGA
- a CDS encoding lysophospholipid acyltransferase family protein: MSQATEPDESQHDLVSFDPASVRSQNRAGTVAATAAFGLMRTATKMSIRGAEHLPPAGEGIIAAAYHANHLDPILVGLALKRNGRMPHFLAKSTLFTGALGKILKVIGQIPVLRSSAQAGDSLEYAKDALAHGQTVVIYPEGTLTKDPEMWPQHFKTGTARLALETGAPIIPVAHWGLNTIYPRGQKKFRFRPFSHDTVVAFGPAIDYSDLWDHRDEKKTMGYLSQRVKNTVAAMVAELSERELPQRFKSKETGE, translated from the coding sequence ATGAGCCAGGCGACCGAACCGGACGAAAGCCAACACGATCTCGTCTCCTTCGACCCCGCCTCGGTGCGTTCCCAGAACCGAGCCGGCACCGTCGCGGCCACGGCGGCATTCGGACTCATGCGCACGGCCACGAAGATGAGCATTCGGGGAGCCGAACACCTGCCGCCGGCGGGCGAAGGCATCATCGCAGCCGCCTACCATGCCAACCATCTCGACCCGATCCTCGTGGGACTGGCCCTCAAGCGCAATGGTCGGATGCCGCACTTCCTCGCGAAGTCGACGCTGTTCACCGGTGCGCTCGGCAAGATCCTCAAGGTCATCGGGCAGATCCCTGTGCTGCGCTCCTCCGCGCAGGCCGGCGACTCCCTCGAATATGCGAAGGACGCCCTGGCGCACGGCCAGACCGTCGTCATCTACCCCGAGGGTACGCTGACGAAAGACCCGGAGATGTGGCCCCAGCACTTCAAGACCGGCACGGCCCGGCTGGCGCTGGAGACCGGAGCCCCGATCATCCCAGTCGCCCACTGGGGACTGAACACGATCTATCCGCGCGGGCAGAAGAAATTCCGCTTCCGCCCCTTCAGCCACGACACCGTCGTGGCTTTCGGACCCGCCATCGACTACTCGGATCTGTGGGATCACCGGGATGAGAAGAAGACGATGGGGTACCTCTCGCAGCGTGTGAAGAACACCGTGGCGGCGATGGTGGCCGAACTGTCCGAACGCGAACTGCCGCAGCGTTTCAAGAGCAAGGAGACAGGCGAATGA
- a CDS encoding NAD(P)H-dependent glycerol-3-phosphate dehydrogenase has translation MSVVKITVLGAGSWGTTYAAVIADAGFPVTLWARRPEVAEEINSTHTNERYLGERVLPEGLSATDDDIAAVTDADVIVLAVPAQTLRENLTRWKPHLKRGVKLVSLMKGIEVDTGKRMSEVIAEVAEVAESQIAVVSGPNLAREIADRQPTATVVASSDITTAEAVAEISANAYFRPYTNTDVVGVEIGGAIKNIIALSVGIADGQKLGDNSKASIITRGLAETSRLAAAMGAEAHTLSGLAGLGDLVATCASPLSRNRTFGRHLGEGMSLEDVIAHTSQTAEGVKSAPAVLALGRRNGVDLPITEAVCAVLAGKLQVDELAGLLLSRKRKHEGPPA, from the coding sequence ATGAGCGTCGTTAAGATCACAGTCCTCGGAGCCGGATCGTGGGGAACCACCTACGCCGCGGTCATCGCCGACGCCGGATTCCCCGTCACTCTGTGGGCCCGCCGTCCTGAGGTCGCCGAGGAGATCAACTCCACGCACACCAATGAGCGCTACCTGGGCGAACGAGTCCTGCCCGAGGGCTTAAGCGCCACCGATGACGACATCGCCGCCGTCACCGATGCCGACGTCATCGTCCTCGCCGTCCCCGCCCAGACCCTGCGCGAGAACCTCACCCGGTGGAAGCCGCACCTTAAGCGCGGCGTGAAGCTCGTGAGCCTGATGAAGGGCATCGAGGTCGACACCGGCAAACGCATGTCCGAGGTCATCGCCGAGGTCGCCGAGGTCGCCGAATCGCAGATCGCCGTCGTCTCCGGCCCGAACCTCGCCCGTGAGATCGCCGACCGGCAGCCGACCGCCACCGTCGTTGCGTCCTCCGACATCACCACCGCCGAGGCGGTCGCGGAGATCAGTGCGAACGCATACTTCCGCCCGTACACGAACACCGACGTCGTCGGGGTCGAGATCGGCGGTGCGATCAAGAACATCATCGCCCTGTCCGTGGGCATTGCCGATGGGCAGAAGCTCGGCGACAACTCAAAGGCTTCGATCATCACCCGCGGGCTCGCCGAAACGTCCCGCCTGGCCGCGGCTATGGGCGCCGAAGCACACACTCTGTCCGGGCTCGCCGGACTCGGCGACCTCGTGGCCACCTGCGCCTCACCCCTGTCGCGCAACCGCACTTTCGGGCGCCACCTCGGTGAGGGGATGAGCCTCGAGGATGTCATCGCCCATACCTCGCAGACAGCCGAAGGCGTGAAGTCCGCTCCCGCCGTCCTGGCGCTCGGCCGACGCAACGGCGTCGACCTGCCCATCACCGAGGCGGTCTGCGCGGTGTTGGCCGGAAAACTGCAGGTTGACGAACTCGCCGGATTGCTGTTGTCTCGGAAACGTAAGCACGAAGGCCCACCGGCCTGA
- a CDS encoding YbhB/YbcL family Raf kinase inhibitor-like protein has protein sequence MSANSPFFNLPELPTFTLTSTDIEDGGVLTGPQLSGAMGVPGGEDVSPQLSWSGFPEETKAFAVTCYDPDAPTGSGFWHWVVTDLDASVTSLETNAGDPSADLLPGGAVTLRNDAGEPRFVGAAPPEGHGPHRYFFIVTALAEPLGIDESASPAFAGFNMFFKGIGRAWLECTFEAK, from the coding sequence ATGAGCGCCAACTCACCGTTCTTCAACCTTCCCGAACTTCCGACCTTCACGCTGACCAGCACCGACATCGAAGACGGTGGGGTGCTCACCGGCCCCCAGCTCTCCGGTGCCATGGGCGTGCCCGGCGGTGAGGACGTCTCACCGCAGCTGTCCTGGTCCGGCTTCCCCGAAGAGACCAAGGCCTTCGCCGTCACCTGCTATGACCCCGACGCACCGACGGGTTCGGGCTTCTGGCACTGGGTCGTCACCGACCTCGACGCCTCGGTGACGAGCCTCGAGACCAATGCGGGTGACCCGTCCGCCGACCTCCTGCCCGGAGGAGCCGTGACTCTGCGCAACGATGCCGGCGAACCCCGCTTCGTCGGTGCTGCCCCGCCGGAGGGCCACGGACCGCACCGCTACTTCTTCATCGTCACCGCCCTGGCCGAACCGCTGGGCATCGACGAATCCGCATCTCCTGCCTTCGCCGGCTTCAACATGTTCTTCAAGGGCATCGGCCGGGCGTGGCTGGAATGCACGTTCGAGGCCAAGTGA
- a CDS encoding D-alanine--D-alanine ligase family protein: MADNDHRPLVAVLFGGRSSEHSVSCVTAAGVIGAIDTEAFDVLPIGITKTGVWRVVDDWASMRFDPQAMPEVTDNGTEVIPPVSADGAPLLHRDAEGNFTELGSVDVFFPLMHGRFGEDGTLQGLFELSNTAFVGSGVFSSAASMDKHYTKSLMAQAGIPTCPWELVTENMWVADRAEAENRVAELGLPVFVKPARAGSSMGVSRVAEAADLEAALQGAFEHDSKVIVEPEVNGREVECAVLGSVYDTDLRVSSPGEIRVSGDHSFYDFNAKYLDLSAAEVTCPADLDETVTARVQEVAASVFRLFDCTGLARVDTFVTDTGDVVINELNTLPGFTPTSAYPFMWAQSGLEYSELIGELISIALIDHSRAK; this comes from the coding sequence ATGGCAGACAACGATCACCGGCCCCTTGTCGCAGTCCTCTTCGGAGGCCGTTCGAGCGAGCACTCCGTCAGCTGCGTCACGGCGGCCGGAGTGATCGGTGCCATCGACACCGAAGCCTTCGACGTCCTGCCGATCGGCATCACGAAGACCGGCGTGTGGCGGGTCGTCGATGACTGGGCGAGCATGCGGTTCGACCCGCAGGCCATGCCCGAAGTCACCGACAACGGCACCGAGGTGATCCCACCGGTCTCCGCCGACGGGGCACCTCTGCTGCACCGCGATGCCGAGGGCAACTTCACCGAACTGGGTTCGGTTGACGTGTTCTTCCCGCTCATGCACGGACGCTTCGGTGAGGACGGAACTCTGCAGGGGCTGTTCGAGCTCAGCAACACCGCCTTCGTCGGCTCCGGAGTGTTCTCCTCAGCTGCGAGCATGGACAAGCACTATACGAAGTCACTCATGGCGCAGGCCGGAATCCCCACCTGCCCGTGGGAGCTCGTGACCGAGAATATGTGGGTTGCGGACCGTGCTGAGGCGGAGAACCGTGTGGCCGAACTCGGTCTGCCCGTGTTCGTCAAACCCGCTCGTGCCGGATCGTCCATGGGGGTCAGCCGCGTCGCCGAGGCAGCGGACCTCGAAGCCGCCCTGCAGGGAGCGTTCGAACACGACTCGAAAGTCATCGTCGAACCCGAGGTCAACGGACGTGAAGTCGAATGCGCTGTGCTCGGTTCCGTCTATGACACAGATCTGCGAGTGTCCTCACCGGGCGAGATCCGGGTGAGCGGAGACCACTCGTTCTACGATTTCAACGCCAAGTACCTCGATCTCTCCGCCGCAGAGGTCACCTGTCCGGCCGATCTCGACGAGACGGTGACAGCTCGAGTTCAGGAGGTCGCCGCCTCGGTGTTCCGTCTCTTCGACTGCACCGGGCTGGCCCGTGTCGACACCTTCGTCACGGACACCGGGGACGTCGTCATCAACGAACTCAACACGCTGCCCGGATTCACTCCCACCTCGGCGTACCCGTTCATGTGGGCACAGTCAGGACTCGAGTACTCCGAACTCATCGGCGAACTCATCTCGATCGCGCTGATCGATCACTCCCGCGCGAAATAG
- a CDS encoding DUF3515 domain-containing protein, producing the protein MRSRPASTRRSPRPAHRRRSLTIVALATVLTGLAVTGCSRTVIVEPAKDAANPKCADIMLTLPDEISGEKARTTSSQGTKAWGDPNVAVLRCGVTPPGPTTDQCVSVSGVDWISKPAEDDESTWKFTSYGRTPAVEVLVNRKAESGNDVLAAISPTLSKVPAENECVGAEDIAG; encoded by the coding sequence ATGAGATCTCGCCCTGCTTCGACGCGCCGTTCTCCACGGCCCGCGCACCGTCGTCGTTCTCTCACCATCGTCGCTCTGGCCACGGTGCTCACCGGTCTCGCTGTGACCGGGTGTTCGCGCACTGTCATCGTCGAACCGGCGAAGGATGCGGCGAATCCGAAGTGTGCCGACATCATGCTCACCCTGCCCGATGAGATCTCGGGTGAGAAGGCGCGCACGACCTCCTCGCAGGGCACGAAGGCCTGGGGAGATCCCAATGTCGCGGTGCTGCGCTGCGGAGTCACTCCTCCCGGCCCGACGACGGATCAGTGCGTGAGCGTGTCCGGGGTCGATTGGATCTCGAAGCCGGCGGAAGACGACGAGTCGACGTGGAAGTTCACCAGCTACGGACGCACACCGGCCGTCGAGGTGCTGGTCAACCGCAAGGCCGAGTCCGGCAACGATGTGCTCGCCGCGATCTCACCGACCCTGTCGAAGGTCCCAGCGGAGAACGAATGCGTCGGCGCCGAGGACATCGCCGGCTAG
- the thiL gene encoding thiamine-phosphate kinase — MTRLSELGESHIISRVLTRNPESAHVIVGPGDDAAVTAPEGRLVSTADMLVENEDFTRDWLDWDLLGRKAAAQNLADVCAMGADPHGLLVSLAVPDDTDIADLEALYSGLFDEAERAGTALECTVPIIGGDLSSSGLIVIAITALGTVREDAAFLRSGAQPGDALYLAGTVGRAAAGLDLLFAGLRRETAGPELRALIDTQLAPRPDYGALRTVGTPSAMIDVSDGLSLDLARVAAASGVGIDLDRALLRDLIDPLLPAAEVVLDVRATGGAGDADSSDGRAATADDLALSWVLDGGEDHGFAASAPSRQDPGVGWRRIGEIRTGHDVSLDGTPVPASGFSHFGK; from the coding sequence ATGACCCGACTGTCCGAACTTGGCGAATCACACATCATCTCCCGCGTGCTCACCCGCAACCCCGAGTCCGCGCACGTGATCGTCGGACCCGGAGACGATGCGGCCGTGACCGCGCCGGAGGGTCGACTCGTATCCACCGCGGACATGCTCGTTGAGAACGAAGACTTCACCCGCGACTGGTTGGACTGGGACCTGCTCGGACGCAAAGCCGCAGCCCAGAATCTCGCCGATGTCTGCGCCATGGGCGCCGACCCGCATGGACTGCTCGTATCACTGGCGGTGCCCGATGACACGGATATCGCCGACCTCGAGGCCTTGTACTCCGGACTCTTCGACGAAGCGGAGCGGGCAGGGACTGCGCTGGAGTGCACCGTGCCGATCATCGGCGGCGATCTGTCGTCCTCGGGTCTCATCGTCATCGCCATCACCGCGCTCGGAACGGTGAGGGAGGATGCAGCGTTTCTGCGCTCCGGTGCTCAGCCCGGGGATGCGCTCTACCTCGCCGGGACGGTCGGTCGGGCAGCCGCCGGACTCGACCTGCTCTTCGCCGGACTGCGACGCGAGACCGCCGGTCCGGAGCTGCGCGCCCTCATCGACACCCAACTGGCCCCACGGCCCGACTACGGCGCACTGCGCACGGTCGGGACTCCCTCGGCGATGATCGACGTCTCCGACGGACTCAGCCTCGACCTCGCTCGGGTGGCGGCCGCCTCGGGGGTGGGAATCGACCTCGACCGGGCCCTGCTGCGCGACCTCATCGACCCGCTGCTGCCGGCGGCCGAGGTCGTGCTCGACGTGCGAGCGACGGGTGGGGCCGGTGATGCGGATTCGTCGGATGGCCGTGCTGCGACGGCCGATGATCTGGCCCTGTCCTGGGTCCTCGACGGGGGAGAGGACCACGGCTTCGCCGCGTCGGCGCCGTCGCGTCAGGACCCTGGAGTAGGCTGGCGGAGAATCGGTGAGATCCGCACCGGACACGATGTCAGCCTCGACGGCACACCCGTGCCGGCGAGCGGTTTCAGCCATTTCGGGAAGTGA